The DNA sequence ggccatgaaagcctttgacaacacttttagGAATTGtcgaagttgaagtccaaaacacctggagagcccaagtttgcccatgcgtgctGTAGACGGACCCCTGCCTTCTTTTGCCCATGCCTTTCCtaaacatctctaaaatcctGATTCTCCCccgagttgtagttttgcagtcTTTTAACTTTCcatgtcaaagagtgctggggcctcaccaaactgtaacTCCTATTATTTCCCACAGCACTGAGCTGTGGtggtttaaagtggtatcaaactgcatttattcaacagtgtggatcacatgtgtcaaactcaaggcccacagaCTGAATTAGGCAcctcatgtcattttatgtggccctccagatgctagactacaattcctgtattcctcatcattacacatcatgactagaactgatggaaattgtgatacagtaacatctggaaggcagctGCAGTTTattgtttagtcaggagagtgaggTTTCAATTTAGATAAAAGGCTTGTAGATAAGATGTCTGTCTTTAAAACGTCCTCAGAGCCACAAATGCTGTTGTGCTGCAATTTCCAagatccccagtctgcatggcagaaaatcaaaagtgatgggagttgttgttaaaTAACTTCTGGGggcccaaattgggtaaaaactaaagagcatcgGCCACCATGTAAAAAAATGATTATTGGCTTTCTGTATCCATATTTTCCGGTCATGGATTCAAacgctctttgaaggcaaccataaggctgatgcagCCCTCaattaaaatgagtttgacatcccttgtgtagatgcacccaatgaaaAGATATATACTGTCATTATGACAGACCCACAGAGTCATTGCCACCTTTCATCCCAAACTAGTTCATTTCATTTCAGTAAGCATGTATGGTCTTTTCCTGTTTTTAACTTTTTACAAAATGTACAGATGAGTACACATTGATCCATAAATGCTTTTATTTTGAATTTATAACACATTTCTTTGTAATAGGAAGTTGGTTGGACATTGGACATCTATGCTCATATGtgtctctccttttttaaaatagtcGGAGAAAGAAAGTATATACAAAGTTAATTGCATTATCTTTCAGATGACCAATATACACAGTTATTTCAAAGAATACCTAAGAACATCATAAAAGAGAGCTAAAGAGAGCTTCTAGTAAAGTTTCAGATTAAAAAGGGGAGAAACATCTGAACAGCAGATCTGCTAAGAACAGCACATACAAACCAGTCTTTTCTTGCCCGGTAGCTAAAGTGCACTGCCTTCCTCACAGGCTTTCTGTCCTCATATTGGCAGGGCTCCAGGGCAGCTTCTGACGTAAGGGCAGCTTGATTAGAGTCAACAAACACTCAGTAGAcgcttttttgttttgatttatggccCACAACTCTGTGCCGGACTCCATCCACACTGCTTGCCTTTACTGATGAAAGCAGCCAGACAGATTCTGGACTCTTTAGTGCCTAGTCCCACAAAACAAGTGCCCTGAAGTAAAGAAAACATAGTATGTCATCACaatttttaatttgaaatatttgcaACCATTCATATTTTCTTAACAGATCATTaagccaagaaaaaaaaaccccaaagcagCATGTAAAAAGTCAACATCTAATTAATCTCCAGATAAAATGAGCTAAAAACAATTTCTGAAGCCAGCAACACAGTGGTACTAAAAATTGTGAAAAGGCCCAAGAGAATCACTAGAAACACTTAACGTTTGCTAGTAAAGAAATCCTGGATTAGTCTTGGCACCTGACATGGATTTTAATAGTTCTAAAATAGTTCTAAAATAGTGTTTTAGTGTTTATACCTTGTAAATTTTGAATTGTAAATTTTATTGTTTTAGCATTATGTTTTGATTCTCCTCTGGGAGAGGaaagcaggaaataataataggaCTCCGAAATACCATCACAGTTCCTCTTGCACGCACATTTACATATCTTTTTAGGATCCAGAGTTGTATAAAGAAAAACTAAATGCAGTAGCTAGAGATCATTTTTTGCTCCTTCCAATGCTTCTGGCTCCATAAATGTTACACTGGAACCCAGAGGCATTTGAAGGAAATGAAACTATCCATGGATGATGAAGCCATTTCACCTAGAATTCTCTGCTTCACATGGATCTACCTTTTGTTTCTCGTTTCCACTATTGCCTGCTTTTGCCTTTTGAAGCCTGGAACACTTCAAATCTGGCACCAGCCCTGACCAGAGCCACTAAGGACAGTTTCCATTTGGGGTAATAACAGAAATTGGTTTATTTTCACTCAAAACTGCATTATTGTGTATGTTTAACTGAATGTATACTCATATTGACAAATATTTAGTTCTTCAGCAATACTGAGCAAGCCCAGATAGAAAATGGAGGCTTTAAAAACTAGCTATTTCCTCACAGATTATGTTTCCCTGACCCATATCATTAGAGTGAGTCCTGCAGACCAAACCCAAAGAAAGTTGACAGTGAATCACCCTCTATGAGTCAGGAAAAAAGTTGTGCATACACACCCTTCTTTAGTGGCAGAGCCTGCTGACTACACAATGTGTAAACGTGTAAATCAGAATTCACAGTGGTGGAGTGACTGTTTGCTTAAATGAAGCCCAGGTCCAGAGACAGAATAGCCTCTTTGAGGGGTACAGGAATTTCCCGCAGGACAAGCTCTATCTTGTAGACTGAGCtatgaattaaaaacaaagcaaattgcATACTTCATTGCTCATCCGGCATTTATAGCCCCAGGGGCTCCATAGTGCTTCCAGTGAGTTGTTGCTTGTTGAAGGTGGGGTAGAGTGATAAGTAATTTTTttcagttatacagtagagtctcagttatccaacactcacttatccaacgttctggattatccaacacatttttgtagtcaatgttttcaatatatcatattttggtgctaaattcataaatacagtaattactatatagcattactgcatattgaactactttttctgccaaattcgttatctaacatgatgttttgatgcttaatttgtaaaatcataacctaatttgatgattaataggcttttaatccctccttattatccaacatattcgcttatccaacgttctgctggcccgtttatgttggataagtgagactctactgtacttacttgtaACTGAAAGGTCTGTCAAATCATCTATGTACTAAAACTTCTTTTTTCAGTTAATTTTAtggaacacttgaagaactaaaaaaGTTAGTTGTTCCTATCTCAGCCCCTTTACACCACCATCTTCCAAACAGACTTTTAATGCTTTCCAGTAAATACAATGACTTCTTACCATATCATAATGTTAGTATGGATGAAAACAGATTGGACAAGGAGAAGCCTCAAAAAAGGTGACCATCAACTCTGTGCCTATCTTCTAGTTTCTAAAGAAAGAGAACCTGACAGCTGGAATTTGTCTACTGACCTGTCATGCTGTATAGGATCTGACCTCTCGCTTCACCTCACATTCCACCGAACAgctgctttcctttttttaaaaaaataatcattaTCTCCTAGAGACAATGCCACTAATGATCGCTTCAGCATTTTTCACATGACTGGTATATTACCATTTCTATGGCCTTTATTTTGTTTagtaatctgaaaaaaaaatcagatttaaaaGATGCCATTAAGGAACAGTATATCACTGCACTGGACATGCCCTCAAGCTTTAGGAGACTCGCAGGGGGAAAATTAATCACTCAAGATATTGCTGGGCATCCTTTGCCATTGCTTATACCAGATAGGGCTAATAGGAGTTacagaacaaaaacattttgagagCACAGTTGTCCAAGTCTTTTATCACATGTGGTCGAGAAaatccatttatttttaatgttttgacaAGTTACAATTGTTCTTTTATAAACATCATTATTTTGTATAGTCAACACATTTATTATGCTTATCTCCATCTTTATTCCAAAGAAGTCATAGCAGTGCACATGTTTCCCTGCCATTTACATTTTGTTCTCacaactgccttgagtccccacggagAGAAAGGtatggtataaataaaaataataaaataaacaacccTGTGAAGTCACAGAAGCGGTCACTGGCCAAAAACCATCCAGTGACCTCCACAACTGAGTGACTGTTTGAACCTAAACTTCTAGAAGAAATTTATTTTATATGAGGAGCAGCAGCTGAATGTGTTAATGTAAAAATAATTAAAGTTTATTTCAAAATTGATAGGTATATAATGTCTTTAATATGATTTtactggaaaagaaaaatgtaaacatgACAACATAATTACAAGAACAGATCAGCTTCTAATACAGAGATAAGTAGATGTAAAATAAAACTCTTTCAGATCAACATTAATCCAAAAGCAATTAAGATGAGCAAGAGAGGCTCCTTGCTGACCTTTCATTATGTACTACACATTATTCTAACAAAATTCTGCATTTGGAAAAATTCAATATCTTTCCATTTCGCCCTTTTTGCTAAGCCTGAGGTGGTAgctgaaatattttcaaaagctCTCATCGCTTCATATTTTTTACAGGGAGAACAAATGACCAGTATATTAAATTAATACATCAGTGAAAGATGCCATAAAACAAGCTTTGGTAGAGACCCAAAAATAATGCTGGATAATTCAAAAGACAGGTTACAACAAAATACACAAGCAATAATACCAGCACAAGTAAGAAAAGATAAGTATAGGTAAGAAAGACTATTTCAGGCCAGATTTAttggatatttttatttctataaacATACTGGAGTTGgcccaattttttatttttataaaaaatagGGGGAACGTAGTTTTTCATTTCTGATACTATATAAAAATGATCAGATATTCAATACAAAATCTTGGATCTTTTCTTTCAAAACTTATTTACATAATTGCAGCTGTTTAATGCCCCCTGGTGATATGTAAAGCCTGCTAGGAATAGAAAAACTGAGAAAGCTTGGAAGTGCTCATTTTttccattaatgaagcaatttccTTTCTGCATTTCCTTGTATTTTCATGGCTAATGATTTACATCCAGTGTTTTGTCAGTGCTTAGAATAATTCCACCTGCTGCATTATCCCCTGTGACCATCACATTCATACAGTTTACTGTTTCCAAACTAAAATTGAATACAGTGCTACTGCCACTTAGAATTCAGTTTCAATGGTGTAGTTGATTTCCCCTATTGAATTGACATATTCAACAATTTTACATTAAACTGACATTCAAAAGCCTATTGGGAAGGATTGCAAAAATGCTCGAGGAAAAATACATCAGATGATATACAGTAAAGCACATGTGACACCAAAATGTACTTGACCTGCAACCAATCTGTGACGCTAGTCCAATTATAAACCCATACTTTTCTCATCCTTTGTCTTTCAGTTGTATTTAGACAACCCTTTTTTTCCTATGATGAGTCAGCAATAAAATCTTGTTTGGTTTCACAGTGAGCCTTGAACAAAGAAGAAATGTCCATGTTTGCATAAAGATGAAAGGATAAGACTGGAACATAATATTGTAGTGATAAGAGTCCCGGTGCATACCAGTGGAAGGTGATGATTGAATCCAACTGGTATCTGCAGTTTCAACTTCTTAACCTACAATAAAAGAGTTAAAGTTAAAACCTAAATAAAATTCCTTTGTTCAAAACTTATTTGTCAGAAAAATGGCAAATCAGTATATTAAATATATGTTGGACATTATACATTTTGGCTTAACAGATTTTTTTAGCATATACCATTTTATAAGACCCTTTATTTCAATCTTCTTTACAATATAATTCTGTATGTGTCTACTAATTGCCTTTTTATCCGGGGAAGAGTCCTACCATGTTTGTAAAATAATGTTCTTGATTCAATTGGTACTGGTACTGCTACTAGAACAGAATAGACATCTCAGAGTCTTTAGAGACATATTAATTTTAAGAATaagtaagaaaagaaagaaacgtgAACATACAGTTTTGAGCTTCAAACTATCCCAGTAGCACATATTAATACTCTTCTGGGTACAGGGGACTTCTATTTCAGTTTCTTTCAAGCAATCCACTGAGAGAAAAGCTACAAAGAGAAAAAATACATTATGAAATaaaatgtcatagacagaacgccaccaaatagagtaaaactcagtttattgaggttacaaaactgaaaatgcccgtaggaaacaaaggattaggcaaacacttgacttcagtgtgaaaagtaacaaaaacagctccgtttgaactaaaacggttcaaaaaggataaaccggatttaaacaggagtttaatccggattaaatcaaaagtgcttacttcagcctgcaaatttagcaaacaaaagaggattaacagaggtcagaatgaacacaataaactggcagcagattcctctctgctactcaaaagctacagatgagtaaatcaggctgtttactcctccgtgcaatgagcgaaatccgggtccaggcacatcaatcagggtaacggcagtcagcagggtctcaATCCTGGttgaaagccaagtgcagacgtctagaattccacaagtcccaccgatagccacagaagggataatccggggtcgaagtcagtcagtccagcgtcaatccagagtaggtaattaatgtccgtcaaaaagacgacggaggtccaaggtatccagcaacgaatcacacccgtcttcaggaagttccccaacaagagcccaagcgttcgtccagattaccttgcccaacgcaattagacattgatcctaaaccccattttatcccagttcaaactcattatcgctgtcagctgccatcctaatcccaggtgcctcatcatcatcatcctcatcagagctaaaacacctttgactacgccccacagcatccccagctgtggatcccgctccatccctccagcccgtccatgggtctgatcctgcaacccgccaatcgccccCCAAGctttcattgccggtgacacccaaatcctccctcacacgagtccactccatgtcatcctcctccgagctgaccatttcttcctccattccctcggtaaaaccctcaaaagaatcctcatctgttggttctgcaaataagtcccggagccgtttcctttcacactcctcaaaagagtctgactctcgaggagtcttacgaccccgtctcctagtaccggagccagaaggctcaaccataacataaaatgcatattaaggaaagatattacagtagagtctcacttatccaacataaatgggccggcagaacattggataagctaaaatgttggataataaggagggattaaggaaaagcatattaaacatcaaattatgttatgattttacaaattaagcacaaaaacatcatgctttacaacaaattgatagaaaaagcagttcagtacacgataatgttatgtagtaattactgtatttatgaatttagtaccaaatttTCGCAATTATTGaagaattgactacaaaaacattgactactaaaaggcaaactgcgttggataatacagaaccttggataagcaagactctactgtattcgtaTTTTGTTAATACTTTCCACAGCTCTAAATACATGTTTGCAATTTCCTTGTTTCCTCTATTTAAAGTTTTATGATACAATGACACCCTTCCCACACTCATATACGCCTTTTATTCCTTTTCCAACTGCTCTCATGTCGTTTCCCAAAATAGAAAGTTAATGTCTCTCACATTTCTGGCAATTGATCAATATTTCTGGACTCTTCAGTACAATAAAGATTCTTCCATCATCCTTTGTTGGCCGGTGATATCGACAATGCAATGGTAATAATGCTTTAAAGCAGGATTGGCATTCAGGATCAGGTTTCATGTAAACAAGAACAGAAATATCTGTAGCCAAGTATTCAGGAACTTCCAAATCTATATTATCTGAAATTACTAAAGCCTGCAGAAAAAGAACAGATAAATAGTTGCTAGGACAGTATTATTTCAGAATCAtcgaggcctcttctacactgccaaataaaattcaTACTATACCTCAcagcccctgaggatgcctgccatagatgtgtgcaaaacatcaggagaaaatgcttctggaacatggcaatacagcccagaaaacacacaacaaccctaaaattcatattatctgctttgaactggattatgtggcagtgtagactcatataatccaattcaaataatTGGAttgtctactttgataatctggattatatggaagtgtagagggGGGCCCAGAGATCTACCAGGACATCCAGATTTATCTTTTTCCCATCTGTAATGCACTGTAAGGATTGCTCTTTCACAGACAGGATGATTagctatataaatattatttgctTAGCAAAGAAAAACAGTGCCTATATGCTATCAGAAATCAAATTTTGCGAATATACCTCACGGATAagtgttttatattctgtcattgATTAATATTTCATGAGTACACAAATCAGCTCAAAGTCATACCTCAGTGAGATTGTACTTTTGCAAAGATATCAGTTCATAGGGATCCACATATAATCCTTTGGGAAGATGTACTTTAGTTGCAACTGTGCAGCTTCTTATTCCTTCATCAAATATACCAAGGTTTACCTTAATCAAGACATCTCTAAAGTTTAAAATAAGGAAACAGACAAAATGCACTTTCAACACATTTCTTCCAAATGATACAAAATAATATCAAAGAATATTGTGGTACCACTTAGTCTGTCATattattgccttgcctccaatttttgaacacaCCCATTGCACCTGatattgttgttgagtttatgtttcTATGATatcttatatgtttttatgtactaattcattgtaattgaaatatattttaagctgatgtattttattgttgcattaatcccttcggagagatggggcgggatataaaaataaagttttaattattatgtattatactAGCTCACTTCTTAATAACCACATGAAACATATTGCCACTGGGAGACAGATGTTTTAAGGATATATATGCCTTAAAAATAGACAAGTAGCAGATTGGGACAGACCTACCTATGAAAGCCATCTTTCAAAAGTTGTTGCATAACCTCTGGACATTTGTTCTGTGCATCTATTAAAAATAGAAGTTACATGAGAAATATTTTATAGTTTTAGCAATACTAACATATTTGCCAGCAGTACAAAGAAGCCACATCAACACATTTAAAATTTGAATAGTCTGTCTTTAAAATGGGACTAGAATGCCTTTGAAAGGAGAGATGGAAATGGGTTAACAGATCATATAAAGGAGGAGTGGCCAAAGTGTACTTGTGGAGAACAACCCCACCCATGTCTgtcattttaaaactgaaaaggTCCTTAACAAAGTGGACAATTTTATTGTTGGGGGGTATTTTGTGTTTTCATCCAAAAGTAGTGATTTCGAGTTACTTTCAAAAAGAACCTGTGCTTAAATATTGTCAGCACCCACcaaataaaaatggaaacattGTTCTGGCATAACCTCTAGAGGGCACATTTCaacaaatattaattttaataaaatgGGACAATAGTTGGAAGAGCAATAATCTGAGGGCCAGAAGGAACCATGCTTGTTCCCAGATCTTAGAAATTTGCAATCCCAATATAATGAGAACTATCTGGTAAAGCCACAGTCAGGTATGGCAAGTGTTCAGCTCTCTGGATGTGGCTGAACTAAACTTCCCAGTATTATTTACCATTGGCAAATGATGGCCAAGGTTTCTCAGAATTGTAAGCccttccgcactgccatataactcagagtatcaagcagaaaatcccacaatatctactttgaactggattatttgagtccatactaccatatattccagcgcaaagcagaaaatgtaagattttattcagctgtgtggaaggggcctcaaattcaacatctggaaggccacacaatGCCCATACCCTGCTTTAGGAGTCAACCCCCTTATTGTTATTGCCAATCTAGTGAATTAGTCCCTGAATGGTAAGTTAACACACCAAGACAAACTGCCTCTGAACAAAATTTGTGAAATGGTTTAACAGCacagaactgcattatgtgagtctacacatACCatatagtttcaaactgcattatatggcagtatagatgggactagaaaaaagaaaatactagCAGGAGTATAAAAAAGCAATGTTGTTTTACATTCACTAAAGACACAAAACATGTTGATTGCTGACTGTCCCTGCAAAGGTCTATTTTACTCTTATGAAAAGAATCCAACTATTCACAACTTTCCTGGAGTTTTTCTTATTGACTACTACCATATATACTAGTGTTGTCCGAGTATGCATTTTGTTTAtggctctttttttttcttcctcctaaaccatccccctcttcttttttttccattctcttccttcctttctcttcccttctttttctccttcctgtcatctagcaacagccaatccacttTACTTCTTTTGTTTCCCATTCACatgacagagggccacttcacctagcaacagccaatccactttgttccttttcctcagctctgaACCCAaaatgggtgtttttttttagttcaaacTCCTAAATTATTTTAAGTTGAATAATtaagggtatgtgtgccaagtttggcccagatccatcaagccatgttggagcctttgtggtacaaacaagcATACTCCAACTTTTTGATGGATAGATGAAACAGCATGAGATGGTATCTCAACAAAAAAAGTCATGGAAACACAATGACTGAATCCTGAATGTGCTCGAATATAATTAAATGCAATAGCACAAGTATCTTAATTCAAAATGTAATACATTATCCATTAAGGGCAGTTAAGCAAATTCATtcacccagggcccttctacacacagccatatagcccagaatatcaaggcaaaaatcccacaatatctgctttgaactgggttatcggagactccttccacatagctgaaaaatatcccacattatctgctttaaattggaatatatggcagtgtggactcagggcccttccacacagtcacacaacccagaatatcaaggcagaaaattccacaatatctgctttgaactggattatctgagtccacgctgccatatattctagtgcAAAGCAGATGTGAgatgttattcagctgtgtgtaaaagtcctcagataacccagttcaaagcagatattatgggattttctgccttgatattctgggttatatggctgtgtggaaaggccctaggttatctgaatccacactgccatatattccagttcaaagcaggtaatgtgggaatttattcatctgtgtggaaggggccccagtgcaATGGTTAGCATATGGCTTTATGCAGTTTACTCACCAACTAGTTTCAGGGAGAAGTGGAGCTCAACTTACGTGTGTATTGTACTATGCACAGCAAATAAATTATCCATAATGGAAGGATATCCATTTGAAGGTGCAAGCTCTTGTTCTACAGAGACATTTCAGAATAAAGCTGCAAAGAAAGTAAATCCCATCATGATACATTAGAATCCATTTAGAATCCTTTGTAACAAAACTGTGTGCCAAGGACAGCAGGAAAGATTAATTTAATCTAACAAAACTCCTTAGATTAACATTCCAAAAACAGGGaggaaaagacattttaaaaaattactgtttACAGTCTATaacaagcatggacaaacttcgtccctccaggtgttttggacttcaactcccacaattcctaacagcctatcagctgttaggaattgtgggagttgaagtccaaaacacctggagggcccaaatttgcccaatcCTGTTCTATAAAATTTTCTAATTTGAAACTGCACGTCTTTAGTCCTACCATTCTCATGATTCTAATCTATCAAACTATCTTCTATACACTATTATATGtatgtgaaaatctgtatgtgtttatgtgtgtactcccacctccacaaactgcACAGCGCTGAGGAGCTGGATCAAACTTCGCACACagagccaacatggccaactgttaaTACAAGTGGGGTTTGAGGGTGATTGTCCTTggatctgggagctgtagttcatccttatccagagagcactgaatccagctggtgacagatctggaccaaacctggcacacagacccaacatggaaaACTgggcatacaggcagggtttgggggtgattgccctgagaatctgggagttgtcgttcactgcatctagaaagcactgaacccagctggcaacggatctggaccaaacttggcacacagacccaacatggccagctgtgcatacaggcctggtttggggaggactgacccacaattctgggaactgtagctcACCCACatcattatgtattttctaatgggagcattcattaaaaaaacaaaatcaaagactggcttttttctaataaattgtgctactaattaactaaatgatattacctaacacctcagaacaaacaatacctttttcaaataacctaggCACTGCCGGGTATCCAagctagtaatattaataataataataataataataataataataataataatatttttaacctgccctatctcccaaagggactcagggcaacttacaggaaaaaaaaaacaatggtaacattcaatgcccaaaaatcagtaagaacactctgaaaacagaggaattataggcatgaatcaatcaggggcagctaacacctcagaacaaaggattcccccaagcaggaagaaaccaggtcttgaagctggcaagtccattaatgctaatcaaggcgattaattacaacattcactctgtcctccaacagttctttctcctaccctggatcttccacagatatataaacctcccttgcttagttttccaaaatacctcacaacctctgaggattcctgccatagatgtgggagaaatgcttctggaacatggccatacggcccggaaaatgcacaagaaCCAAATAAGAACGTACAACAGATCaaaacaaaattcaataaaatttataaaagagGATTctgtgggtacatctacactgtaaaattaatgcagttttgataccacttttaacttacatagctcaatgctatggaatactgggggTTTTTTAaagaggtctttagctttctcttcctCACCAGGCTACAAATCccactattccatagcattgagccatggcagttaaagcggtatcgAAATGCATCAGTGTTGCAATGTAGATGCCTTCTTAAGTGGAAAACATACAGGCTGATCTTACAACGGCCACTGCCATCCCTCCTCCTGACTATTCCTTCTTATCTTTGCTCTCTCGtcccttccccccttcctcccCCATTCAAGACTTACGTTTCCTTGTCACCTGATGCTTAACCTCACGCTGACCTAGGAAGCAAAACCGGGGCATAGAGGagctcttttgttttgcttccGGCTTAAGGTAT is a window from the Anolis carolinensis isolate JA03-04 chromosome 3, rAnoCar3.1.pri, whole genome shotgun sequence genome containing:
- the pigx gene encoding phosphatidylinositol-glycan biosynthesis class X protein isoform X1 — encoded protein: MDILPLWIIYLLCIVQYTHAQNKCPEVMQQLLKDGFHRDVLIKVNLGIFDEGIRSCTVATKVHLPKGLYVDPYELISLQKYNLTEALVISDNIDLEVPEYLATDISVLVYMKPDPECQSCFKALLPLHCRYHRPTKDDGRIFIVLKSPEILINCQKSFLSVDCLKETEIEVPCTQKSINMCYWDSLKLKTVKKLKLQIPVGFNHHLPLVCTGTLITTILCSSLILSSLCKHGHFFFVQGSL
- the pigx gene encoding phosphatidylinositol-glycan biosynthesis class X protein isoform X2 is translated as MQQLLKDGFHRDVLIKVNLGIFDEGIRSCTVATKVHLPKGLYVDPYELISLQKYNLTEALVISDNIDLEVPEYLATDISVLVYMKPDPECQSCFKALLPLHCRYHRPTKDDGRIFIVLKSPEILINCQKSFLSVDCLKETEIEVPCTQKSINMCYWDSLKLKTVKKLKLQIPVGFNHHLPLVCTGTLITTILCSSLILSSLCKHGHFFFVQGSL